The Granulicella sp. 5B5 nucleotide sequence AGGGCGGAGACCTGCGTGTCGCCGGTGTTGGCGAGGGCCAGGATCTGTGCGCCCTGCTCGCGCATGTCGCGGAGGAGATGGACGACCTTCTCGTAGCGGAGGACGGACTCGGGGCTCGCGGGGTCGTAGGTGGCGAGCATGACGAGCGGCGTGCCTTCGCTGACGAGTGCGTTGGGGCCGTGTTTCAGCTCGCCGGATGGGTAGCCTTCGGCGTGCAGGTAGGCTGACTCCTTGAGCTTGAGCGCGCCTTCGCGGGCGATGGGGTAATGGACGTCGCGGCCGAGGAAGAGGAAGCTGCTGGCAGAGCTGTAGCGCCGCGCGATGGTGTGGATTGAGGTCTCCCATGCGGTGAGCTGCGAGGTGATGCTCTGCGGGATGGCGGCGATCTCGATGAGGCGTGCGGAGACCTCGGCAGAGGAGAGCTCGCCGAGGGTTTCGGCGGCGAGGAGCGTGAGGAGATTGAGGTTCAGCAGCTGCGTGGTGAAGCTTTTGGTGGCGGGGACGGCGCGCTCGCGGCCGCTTTCGGTCGGGAAGGAGACGGTCGCTTCGTTCGACATGGAGGAGCCGGCGACGTTGGTGATGGCGAGCGTGGGGTGGCCGGCCTGTTTTGCCTTGCGAAGGGCGGCGAGGGTGTCGGCGGTCTCGCCGGACTGCGAGATGACCATGACAGAGGCACGCTTGAGGGCGTTTTCCGAGCGGTAGGTGTACTCGCTGGCGTACTCGACGTCGACGTGGATGCCGGCGATGTCTTCGAAGAGGATCTCGCCGACCATGCCGGCGTGGCGGCTGGAGCCGCTGGCGGTGATGACGATCTCATCCTTGGCAGCGCGCAGCCACTCGCGCACGGGGGCGCAGATCTCCTCGCGGAAACGGCTGCCATCGACATAACGGTGGAGTGTGTTGGTGAGGGCTGCGGGCTGCTCGTGGATCTCGCGAAGCATCCAGTGGGGATAGGGGGAGGGCGTGACTTCAGGATTGGACATAGCGGGCCTGCTCGCTCTGAAATGAGCGTTTTCTATTGATACGATCACTTTACTTTACGGATTCTTAGATTTCAAGGGAGATATTGGCAAAATTTCGCCAACTTCGCTACACTCAGGCACCGAGAGCTTATCCATGTCAAAGAAGATCGATGTACGCGCGGACCGTATTATGCGGGCGCTGTTACGGGCAGGGGACATCTCTGTTCAGGAGCTGGTGGACCAGATTGGCACGTCGGCGCCGAGCATACGGCGTGACCTGGCGCGGCTGGAGAAGCGCGGGCTGGTGCTGCGGACACATGGCGGCGCGACGCTGGTGGAGCCTCTGCTGTATGAACCGTTCCGGCATGACACGTCGTTCCAGGCGCGTGAGCTGCGGTTTGCGGATGAGAAGCGGCGGATCGGTCTGGTGGCTAGTGAGCTGATCAGCGAGAAGGAGACGGTCGGGCTGATGGCGGGCACGACGACGACGCAACTGGGGCGCTCGCTGCGACACCGGCGCGGGATCTCGGTGATTACGAATGCGCTGAACATCGGCATGGAGCTGTGCAATCAGCCGGCGATCAAGACGACTCTGACCGGCGGCACGCTGGCGTGGGCGTGGACGTTTGCGCTGGCGGGGCAGCCGGCGCTGAACATGCTGAGGGACGTGTACCTGGACAAAGCGTTCATCAGCGCGACCGGCTTCGACATGGAGCGCGGTGTGACGACGCTGGAGCCGGAAGAGGCGACGGTGTCGCAGATGATGATCAAGCAGGCGCGCGAGGTGATCGTGGTAGCGGACTCGAGCAAGATGGGGCAGGTGAGCCCGGCGCTGATCTGCCCGATCTCGACTGTGAATGTGCTGGTGACAGATACCGCGCTGCCAGAAGAGACTTATGAAGCGTTGACCGATCGCGGGATCAGGGTGATCCGCGCGTAGTTTCCTGTGCCGAGCCCTGAGAGCGATTGAGTGAGTAAGATGGCAGGGTGCGACGGGAGGGTATGTTGCTTCAAGGTGTCTGGAGATTGACAGTAGCTGCATTGGCAGGCGTGCTGGCGCTGGGGGTGGTGGCGCAGACGCCGCTGCAGGTGAAGGGTGACCGGTTCGAGCTGCGGGGGAAGCCGTTTCAGATTCTCTCCGGTGAGGTGGAGTATGCGCGGATTCCGCGTGCGGACTGGGCGGACCGGCTGCGCAAGGTGCATGCCATGGGGCTCAACACCATCACGGTGTATGTGTTCTGGAACCTGCATGAGCCAAAGCCGGGCGTGTTTGACTTCAGTGGGCAGAACGATGTGGCGGCGTTCCTCCGTGCCGCGCAGGCTGAGGGGTTGTATGTAGTGCTGCGGCCCGGGCCGTATGTGTGTGCGGAGTGGGACCTGGGTGGGTATCCGGCGTGGCTGCTGAAGGACCATACGATGGTGCTGCGGAGTATGCAGCCGCAGTATCTGGCGGCAGTGCGGACGTGGATGATGCGGCTGGGTAAGGAGCTGTCGCCGCTGCAGGCAAGCCGCGGCGGCCCGATCATCGCGGTGCAGGTGGAGAACGAGTATGGCTCGTTCCAGGTGCCGGATGATGGCGGTGCGTATATGCGGACGATGGAGCAGATGGTGCGCGATGCGGGGTTTGGCGAGTCGCTGCTGTATACGGCCGATGGGCCAGAGGAACTGCCGAAGGGGTCGCTGCCGGACTTGCCGGCGGGGATCGACTTTGGGACGGGCGATGCGGCGCAGGGGATCGCGGTGTTCAAGAAGTATCGGCCAAACGCGCCGGTGTATGTGGCTGAGTACTGGGACGGGTGGTTCGATCACTGGGGATCGAAGCATGAGGTGACGGATGCGGCCAAGCAGGAGGCGGAGCTTCGGGACGTGATTGCGAAAGGCTACTCGATCAGCTTGTACATGATCCATGGTGGGACGAGCTTTGGCTGGATGAATGGGGCGAACTGGGACAGGAACAAGTATGAGCCGGATGTGTCGAGCTATGACTATGACGCGCCGATCGACGAGGCTGGGCGGCTGAGGCCGAAGTACTATGCGATGCGGAAGATCATCGCAGAGGCAACGCATGTGACGCCGCCAGCGGTGCCGGAGTTGGTCCCGATGATGACGCTGCCGGAGATGCGGCTGACCGAGACGCGTCCGTTGTGGGAGAAGCTGCCGAAGGCGATCGAAGCAGAAGCGCCGCTGGCGATGGAGGATGTGGACCAGGCTTATGGCTACATGCTGTATCGCACGCGATTGAAGAGCGATGTGCGAGGAGCAGTGCTGCATATCAGCGAGTTGCACAGCTATGCGCGAGTGTATCTGGATGGAGAGCTGGCGGGTGTGATCGACCGTCGGCTTGGGGAGACTGACCTGCCGCTGACAGCGCATGCAGGGCAACGGCTCGATCTGTTGGTGGAGAATACGGGGCGGATTAACTTTTCGGTGAAACTGCGTGGTGAGCGGGCTGGGATTCTGGGCGATGTGGTGCTGGGGGGTGTGACACTGCATGGGTGGCAGATGGTACCGCTGCCGCTGGAGGAGCCACCGGTGGATGGCTACTCTGCGAAGACCTGCAGTGGGCCTTGCTTTTACCGTGGCACATTTACTGTCAGCTCGCCGGGGGATACGTTCCTGAATACGGAGCGGCTGGGTAAAGGAGTTGTGTGGGTGAATGGGCATCTGCTGGGGCGGTTCTGGAATGTGGGGCCGATGGGTAGCTTGTATGTTCCGGGAGTCTGGTTGCATGCCGGGAGCAATGCTGTGACGGTGTTCGATCTGAATGGCGGCGCGGCGGAGATCCGGGGTGACGACCATCCGACGTATCTGCAGCCGGTGGCGGAATCGACGGCTGCCGACCGCTGACACCCTCCCCCCCCGGGTTTTCGGGGTAAGATACGCAGTACAAAGGGGTTAGCTTCATATCACCAACACACGGCATGCACTTTAATTTGAGGTGCGGCGGAGCGGTGCCGTGGCTGCTCGGGTGGCATTCAGTAGACCTGCTTGCATGGCTTGGCGCGGCACATGAGCGAATTTGTGCGTGGCTGGATTTGAAGCACATAAAAATGAATGATTTAGCACAATACAAACAAAATTTCGTTACGAGGAACAAGTTTTTGCTTGCGTACTTGCTCCGCAATGCGGTAGATTCCAGTCTCAACAGCGACAATTTGAGCATCTGAAGGTGATTTGAACAAAAAGATGACTCTAGAAGCCACTAGCTCTGTATGAATCGCTGCTGGATGTAAATCTCGAAGGCCGGAGACACACCATGAGAAATATCTGTTGTTCAAGAGCCCTACGCCTGCTGTTTTTACTGCTGTGCATTCCCCTTGCCGCAGCCGCACAGACGATTACCGGATCGGTGACCGGAACGGTAACAGACCCTAGCGGCGCTGCCATTCCTGGCGCCAAGGTTGCGGTTACCAATGTGGACACCGGAGTAACAGTCACGGACTCCGCCAACAGCGCCGGTATCTATAACGTGCGCTTCCTGCAGATCGGCCGATACAAGATTGTGACGACGGCGCCAGGTTTCAGCAAGCAGAACTATGGGCCGTTCTCTCTGGAGATCGACCAGGTAGCCAAGGTGGATGTGAAGCTGGCGGTCGGTGCGAATACGACGACCGTGGATGTGTCCGAGAGCGCGCAGCCGATTCTGAATACAGAGAATGCGACTCTGGGCGAGACGTTCACCGAGAACACGATCAACAGCGTTCCCCTGAATGGACGTGACTTTTCGCAGCTGACGGTCTTTACGCCCGGTGCGGTCTCGACTGACTATGGTGCGTTCGGCGGACAGCAATCCAAGGAGCGTGATACAGGTGGCAGCACGGTCGCCAATGTTAACGGCAACCGTGGTCAATCGAACAACTACATTCTCGATGGTCAGGAGATCAATGAGAACCTGAACAACACCATCGGCTATACCCCCAGCCCTGATTCGCTGGACCAGATCCGCGTGATCAGCTCGAATGCGAACGCCGAGTTCGGAAACGTGAACGGCGGCGAAGTGCTGATGGTGACCAAGAGCGGTACGAACAAGTTTCATGGCAGTGTGTTCGGCTTCCTGGAGAACGACAACCTGGATGCGAATAGCTGGACGAACAAGTACAACGCGCCGAACATCATTGCCCGCAACCCATACACGCAGACCATCTTCGGAGGTACGTTCGGTGGTCCGATCTTCAAGGACAAGCTGTTCTTCTTTATGGACTATGAGGGCTACCGCGAGCATACGGGTGGCACCACGCAGTTCAGCGTCGCGCCGGCAGCCTTCCGCGGCCTAACCGCGACGGCCAACTGTCCGACTGGCGATGCCGACCTTTCGTCGCTGATCGCCGCGCAGAGCTTGCAGCTTTATAACACGCAGACCGCCGGCGGCCCTACGCCTTACGCGAACAACTGTGTGCCGATTACGAATCCGGTTGCGAAGTATTTGTTCGCGCATCCGAACATCTATCCGCTGCCCAACACGCCGACGACCGACCCGACTGGTGTGCAGAACAACCTGACCGGCCCGACGGGCAGCTACCAGAAGAACGATCAGGCCGATATCAAGATCGACTGGCACTTCTGGGACAAGAATGTGATCTCTGCACGCTACTCGCAGGGTTACGCGCAGGACGGTACGACGAAGGAACCGATCCCGGTGCAGTTCCCGTCGGCGTCGAGCTATCCCGATCACCTGTTTACGGTGGACTGGACGTATGCTGTCAACCCCGCGATCGTGAACCAGGCGCGTGCATCATATGCGCGCATCCGTTACAACAGCGGCGTGACGACGGACCCCAGCGGCGTGTTCGGGCTGAACGGCAACTCGATTGTCGGCATCCCAAGCCAGGCGCAAGAGACGGCCGGCTTCAGTCAGCAGACGTTCTCGAATGCCAGCCCCTCGACGACTACGGCTGGTGCGCTTGCTGTTGTGAGCAACGTGGGTGCGAACCCGACGCCTGAGATCTTCATCGACAACGTGTTCCAGTACAGCGATAATCTGACGTGGCAGAAGGGCAAGCACCTGCTGAAGTTCGGCGCCGAGTTGACGCGGTACCAGCAGAACAGCTTCTACCCCGGCAACGATGGTGAGCTTGGCTCGTTCACCTACACCGGCCAGTTCACGACGCCTGTAGGCGCAAGCACGACGTATGGCTTTGCGGACTTCCTGCTGGGTGACTCCGGCGACGCTTCGGTGGGCCAGGTTGTGGGCCGCACCGGCCAGCGCCAGTACCGCAATGCCTACTTCGCTCAAGACGACTGGAAGGTAACGCCTACGTTGACCCTGAACCTGGGCCTGCGGTATGAGTATGACCAGCCGATCTACGAAGTGAACAACAAGATGGCCAACATCAACCTGACAACCGGTGCGGTGGAGTACGCGGGCAGCGTGCCTTCCGCTAACACGTTCGCCAATGCGACGGTTTGCCCAACGCGTGCGTGCTACAGCTCCAACTACAACAACTTCATGCCGCGCATTGGTTTCTCGTACCAGCCGCGGGCGAAGATGGTGCTCCGTGGCGGCTATGGCATCACCACCTACCTGGAAGGCACTGGCGCAAACCTTCGCCTGACACAGAACCCGCCGTTCCATAACGACTTTGAAGCGAAGGCGACCTACCCGAGCGGTTCCGGCGCGACGTACTCGGGCGGTGCGCCGGTTCTTACGACCGACGGCTTTCCAACTACGACGCCGCCGGTGACGACGTTCTACGCATGGAAGAACAACCTGCAGTCCGCTGTGATCCAGGAGTTCTCGTTGACGACCGAATACCAGGTGACGAACACCTCGTCGCTGCAGGTCGGATACGTCGGTGAGATTGGGCATCACCTCGTCGATCCGGCTTATGGCGATCAGGCACCAAGTGCGACTGCCCCCCAGCCGTATCAGAACATCGTTGGCCTGAATGGCACGGTGAAGATTACGGCTTCAGATGCGAACCTGAACTACAACGCATTGCAGGCAATCTTCCGCCAGCATCTGAAGGGCGGACTGGAGTTCACGGCGAACTACACTTATGCCAAGGCGCTGACCGACGATATCGGCTACTACGGCGCCGCGGACATTCAACAGCAGTACTACCAGCAGGACTACTACAACATCGGTGGCGATTACGGTCCGGCGGGCGACGACGTGCGACATGCGTTCAGCGCGACGGGCACCTATACGCTGCCGTATGGTCATGGCCAGAGGTGGGGTGGGGATTCCAACCTCATCATGCAGGAGTTGCTGGGCGGCTGGAAGCTGAGCGGTTCGGGCGTTGCCTACACAGGTTTCCCGGTGACGGTGACTTCGAACGCGGTGTACTCGAATACGGTGAATGCGTATCCGGGCGCGGCGCGGCCGCAGGAGCTGTTGCCGGTGACGATCCAGAACCGTTCGGTGGCTCACTGGTTCGGCACGGCGCCAGCGATGATCCACGCTTGCAACTCCGACCAGGCGACGGCGACGTACTCGACCGGCAACGGTGGAACGGCGACCGTGAACTGCGTGTTCGCGGAGCAGCCGACGAACGCGTTCGGCAATGTCAGCACTGGCTCACTGCGTGCGCCGGGCTTCCTGAACATCGACGCCGCGTTGCAGAAGAGCTTCAAGACGTATGAAGACCAGCACCTGGACTTCCGCGCCGATTTCTTCAACGTGGGCAATATTGCAAGCTACGCGAACCCGGACAACGGCATCCAGGATACGAACTTCGGTCAGATCACGAGCACGCGATCGACGGAGCGTCATATCCAGCTGGAGCTGAAATACGCGTTCTAACGAGCTGGCTTTTCTCTAGTCCTGAGCCGGAGAGGATGCTCTCTCCGGCTCATTTTTCTATAGGCTTTCCAACAGAGAGGTAAGGCAATGAAGCGAGTAGTTTGGGCGATGGTGCTGGGCGCGGTGTTGAGCGGAACGTGTGCGCAGGCGCAGAAGGTGGAGTTCTGGATGGGGAATGGGAAGGCTTCGGTCGACTCGTTCATGGCGCACAAGGACAAGATCGATGTGATCTCGCCGACGTGGTACCAGATTGATGAGAACGGGCTGGTGACGGGCGAGCCGCAGCCGGTGGTGCTGAAGGCCGCACACGATGCGCATATGACGATCATTCCGCTGTTCGCGCTGTTCAACTGGAAGAAGCTGCATCAGCTGGCAGGCGATACGAAGGCGCAGGATGCGCTGATCGCGGGGCTGATCAGGGAGTGCAAGAATAACGGCTATGATGGCGTGAACCTGGACATCGAAGATGTGATGTGGACGGACCGCGATGGGCTGTCGGCGCTGGTGAAGCGCGTGGCCGATGCGCTGCATGCCGAGCACCTGCAGGTGCAGATCGATGTGTGCCCGAATGCTCCAGGGTATGCGGGCGAGATGGCATTCAGCAAGTGGATCTTTGAGGAGTGGCGGCTGGGATACGACCTGAAGGCGCTGGGTGAGGTTGTCGATACGCTGTGTTTGATGACGTATGACCAGAACACGCGGTGGACGACTCCGGGGCCGGTGGGTGGCTGGATATGGACGAAGCAGAACCTGGACTATGCGCTGAAGGTGGTGCCGAAGAACAAGCTGTCGCTGGGCATCGCTGTGTATGGCTACCACTGGTATACGGGCGATCCGGGGCTGGACAAGGACGAGAAGAAGCCAAACCCGACGGCGGAGTACATCTCATACGCGAACACGATCCAGTATCGCGATACCTATGGCGGCAAGACGCAGTGGGATGAGGATGACCATACGCCGTGGTTCTACATCTACCGCGACCAGATGCGCGAGTGGTTCTTCTATACGGACAAGCGCGCGTTCATGGACCGCTATGGCATGGCGAAAGATGCTGGGGTCTATGGCGTGTGCTCGTGGGTGCTGGGTGAGGAAGATCCGGCGATCTGGGCGGCGATTCCTGACAAACGATAGCAGAATGTTGTGAGTGGCGAGGCCGTTGCTGATGCGACGGCCTCGCTGTTTTAACTCGCCTGGGTCTGGCCGGAGAAATAGGTGACGGCCGGCTGCACGAGTTTGGGGCGAGGGGTGACTGGCCGTGCTGCGGTCCGCGGCTTTGCCTTCAAGGCGGTGGTGGCGCACTTGAGAGCGACGTTGCGGAAGATGGCCATCGCCGCGGAGTCGTTGGAGAGCATGCTGGCGAGACCAAGCTGAAATGTGGGGAGCTCTTCCTGGAAGGGACGCGCGACGATGTTAGGGAAGACGCAGGCCTCCATGGCGCGGGTGGCGATGGCGAGGCCTTCGCCGGCGGCGGCGTAGGCGAACTGCACGGTGCAGGACTGTGGCGACTCGACGATGCGCGGTGTGATGCCGAAGGGGGCGAGCAGCGCGCGCACGAACGGTTGATGGAAGCGGCAGTCCTTCATCCGCGACGCGATGATGGGCGTGGTGCGCAGACACTCGACGGAGATGGCGTCCATCTGCGCGAGCGGGCTGCGGCAGGAGACCATCGCCATGAGGCTGTCTTCGTAGAGCGGATCGAAGTGCAGGCCGGGCACGGGCAGCGAGCCGACCATGAGCAGTGCGTCGACTTTGCCCTCGGGCAGGCGCGCGATCATCTGCTCGGTGGTGAGCTCGATGACCTCGAGTTCGAAGTCGGGGTACATCTCCGTGAGCATGCGGAGGATGGATGGCAGCAGAACGAACTGGCCGACGGGCCCGCAGGCGACGCGGAGCTGCAGGCGCGTGTTGATGTTGCTGAGAGCTTCGTGCGCGCTGTCGACGGTGTCCATGATGGTCTGCGCGTAGTCGCGGAAGGCGCGGCCAGCTTCAGTGAGGCGCACCTGCTGGCGGTCGCGGACGAAGAGTTTTGCGCCGAAGGCTTCCTCAAGGGACTTGATCTGGAAGCTGATGGTGGGCTGGCTCATGTAGAGCACGCGCGCGGTCTTGTTGTAGTTCAGCAGGTCAGCGAGCGTGAGGAAGCATTGCAACTGCCGAATGCGAAAGTCCAAGAGCGGCCTCCGAGAGGTGGAGTGGCGACACGTTCGCGGCGGACCGAAATCCACCGTGAGGGCTTGCGGTTTGCTTGTCTAGGGGAGGCTTTCTGGCTACGCGCGAAGGCAGAGGGTGGACGGCGTGGTCCGTTGCTATCGCAACTATATTTTCATCAACGTATCACAATTCTATTACGCGCGAAAATCTTTTGATTAGACAGCCTCCAGCGCTGACGATATGCTCGGCTCATACCTGATCAAGCTGTCTGGGCGCACGTGAGATCTCAGATCTCTGCAACTATTTGAACCTGTTGCGAGAAGAGTTTTCGAACGCAACTGCTGGCGGGGCAAGGCACAAGCCAAGCTCTGGAACGCTCTCACCCATCTCTCGACGACGCGAATGCTGAGCTTTCGCGCGGCGGCGGGGGTGTCTTTGAACAACGGAATACTGCGTGTCCTGGCCCTGTCTGCCCGGAGGCCGCGGCGGTATCGCCCTATGGCGATGGTTTCGTTGCACTTCCTACTGAACCATTCAAACCCATGATCTGTGTGAGGTCTTCTTTTGATGCGAGCGCGTCTTCTGTCCTTGTTTCTGCTTCTTGCAGCCTGCACCGTGTGTACGCTTCCAGCCTTAGCGCAACAGACCGGAATCAGCGGCGTGGTGACCGACGCGCAGGGCGGAGGCTTGCCTGGTGCGAAGGTTGAGGTAAAGAAGACGGGCGGCGGCACGTTTTTGACGACCGCAAACGGGCAGGGCACCTATGTTGTGCCCAACCTGACGGCGGCGGAGTATACGATCTCCGCAAGCGCGCCGGGGTTTGCGACGGTGGAGAGGAAGGTGGAGCTGCTGGTGGGGCAGCTGGCGCAGATCAACGTCAGCCTGCCGCTGGCATCGACTTCGACCGCGGTGGTGGTGGAAGCTACAAGCGATCTGGCGATCGATACCACGTCTTCAGCAGTTGCCGGCAACGTGACGCCGAAGGAGGTTCAGGACGTACCGATCAACGGGCGCAACTATGTGGAGCTGTCGGCGCTGGTGCCGGGCATCAAGGCGAACTCGTTCGGGAACACGCCGGCGGCCTCGGGGCAGTCGACGAATGCCGGTGATGCGGAGACGGGCAAATTCCAGATCACGATGGACGGGCTGCAGGTGTCGCAGGACTCGGTGGGGTCGAGCTTTGGACAGCCGAAGTTTTCGCAGGATGCGATCTCGCAGTTTCAGATCATCACGGACCGTTTCGATGCGACCTCGGGCCGCTCGGCGGGCATTTATGTGAACGTGCAGACGAAGACCGGCACGAATTCGATGCACGGTGGTGCGTTCGGATACTTCCGCAACTCGTTCTTCAATGCGTCGGACCCCATTGCGAAGAAGGTGCTCGACTTCTCGGACCAGCAGTATGGCGGCACGCTGGGCGGCGCGATCAAGAGGGACAAGCTGTGGTACTTCGGATCGTATGAGGGCGAGCATCAGCCGAATACGGCGACGATCAGCCCCTATGTGACGACCACGGCCGGAGCGCTGTTCTCGCACGCGACGATCTTCAAGGTGAATGAGTACCTGGGCCGCGTGGATTACCAGATGAACGACAAGAACCACTTCTTTCTGCGCGGCGATGGGTTTACGCAGAAGAGCAGCTTTGTGGCGGGTTCCGATCCGAGCCAGTCGTATTCGTCGTCGGTGTCGAGTTCGGGTTTTGTGGCGGACTGGAACCGCAGCCTCAGCGACCATCTGATCAACGATCTGCATGGCGGCTTCCACTACTTTCAGTTCCAGAACCTGCCGTTCTTCAGCACGGGTTCGATCCAGGTTTCGCTGCCTGGCGGCGTCACGGTCGGCGAGCCTTATAACGAACCGGAGGTCTTCGATCAGTACTCGCAGCAGTATCGCGACGACCTGTTCTGGCTGAAGGGCAAGCACAGCGTAAAGATGGGCGGGGAGTATCTGTTCACCAAGCATGGGGGGCAGTTTCCGCAGTATCTGCGCGGCGGTCTTACGTGCTCGGGCGTGACAGCGTCACAGAGCCTGTACAACCAGTTCTTCCCGAACGGCACGCTCGATCCGAGCACGTGGAACTATGCGCTGTTGAACCAGGATTGCACCAGCACAAGCTACATCCAGGCGTTTGGGCAGTACAACATCGACATCGACCGCAACATCATCGGCGTGTGGGCGCAGGACGACTGGAAGATTCTGCCGAAGCTGACGTTGAACCTTGGCCTTCGTTACGACAATGACCTGGGAGCCTACAACACGGGCTACAAGCCGACGCCCGGCCTGCTGACGCCGAACACGAACCCGAACCTGAACTTTGGGCCGCGTCTCGGGTTCTCGTATGACCCGCGCGGCGATGGCAAGACGTCGATCCGCGGCGGCGCCGGTTTGTACTATGCCGACCAGGTGGCGAACCCAATCATCGACGAAGAGCTGTACAGCAGCACGGCGCGCGCGCTGCAGGCAACCGTGGCTGGCAGCCCCAGCACACCATTAAGCCTGCCGACACCTTTCACGGGACAGAACCCGTCCTCCAACCCGGATGGATATGTGAATACGCCGCAACCGGTGGCGCGCGGGTCGAAGACACCCTATGCGCTGCAGGCCTCGATTGGCGGAGCGCACGAGTTCGGCAGCAAGACTGCGGTTACCGCGGACTTTGTGCATATGCGTGTGTATGACGACTTCATCCTGTTGTCGGCGAACATCCTTGAGAACCCGGCGAACGCGGAG carries:
- a CDS encoding SIS domain-containing protein, which produces MSNPEVTPSPYPHWMLREIHEQPAALTNTLHRYVDGSRFREEICAPVREWLRAAKDEIVITASGSSRHAGMVGEILFEDIAGIHVDVEYASEYTYRSENALKRASVMVISQSGETADTLAALRKAKQAGHPTLAITNVAGSSMSNEATVSFPTESGRERAVPATKSFTTQLLNLNLLTLLAAETLGELSSAEVSARLIEIAAIPQSITSQLTAWETSIHTIARRYSSASSFLFLGRDVHYPIAREGALKLKESAYLHAEGYPSGELKHGPNALVSEGTPLVMLATYDPASPESVLRYEKVVHLLRDMREQGAQILALANTGDTQVSALATDTIFVAPVREPLLPIVETVPLQMLAYFTAILHGIDVDHPRNLTKAVLAE
- a CDS encoding DeoR/GlpR family DNA-binding transcription regulator, with the protein product MSKKIDVRADRIMRALLRAGDISVQELVDQIGTSAPSIRRDLARLEKRGLVLRTHGGATLVEPLLYEPFRHDTSFQARELRFADEKRRIGLVASELISEKETVGLMAGTTTTQLGRSLRHRRGISVITNALNIGMELCNQPAIKTTLTGGTLAWAWTFALAGQPALNMLRDVYLDKAFISATGFDMERGVTTLEPEEATVSQMMIKQAREVIVVADSSKMGQVSPALICPISTVNVLVTDTALPEETYEALTDRGIRVIRA
- a CDS encoding glycoside hydrolase family 35 protein, which produces MTVAALAGVLALGVVAQTPLQVKGDRFELRGKPFQILSGEVEYARIPRADWADRLRKVHAMGLNTITVYVFWNLHEPKPGVFDFSGQNDVAAFLRAAQAEGLYVVLRPGPYVCAEWDLGGYPAWLLKDHTMVLRSMQPQYLAAVRTWMMRLGKELSPLQASRGGPIIAVQVENEYGSFQVPDDGGAYMRTMEQMVRDAGFGESLLYTADGPEELPKGSLPDLPAGIDFGTGDAAQGIAVFKKYRPNAPVYVAEYWDGWFDHWGSKHEVTDAAKQEAELRDVIAKGYSISLYMIHGGTSFGWMNGANWDRNKYEPDVSSYDYDAPIDEAGRLRPKYYAMRKIIAEATHVTPPAVPELVPMMTLPEMRLTETRPLWEKLPKAIEAEAPLAMEDVDQAYGYMLYRTRLKSDVRGAVLHISELHSYARVYLDGELAGVIDRRLGETDLPLTAHAGQRLDLLVENTGRINFSVKLRGERAGILGDVVLGGVTLHGWQMVPLPLEEPPVDGYSAKTCSGPCFYRGTFTVSSPGDTFLNTERLGKGVVWVNGHLLGRFWNVGPMGSLYVPGVWLHAGSNAVTVFDLNGGAAEIRGDDHPTYLQPVAESTAADR
- a CDS encoding TonB-dependent receptor codes for the protein MTGTVTDPSGAAIPGAKVAVTNVDTGVTVTDSANSAGIYNVRFLQIGRYKIVTTAPGFSKQNYGPFSLEIDQVAKVDVKLAVGANTTTVDVSESAQPILNTENATLGETFTENTINSVPLNGRDFSQLTVFTPGAVSTDYGAFGGQQSKERDTGGSTVANVNGNRGQSNNYILDGQEINENLNNTIGYTPSPDSLDQIRVISSNANAEFGNVNGGEVLMVTKSGTNKFHGSVFGFLENDNLDANSWTNKYNAPNIIARNPYTQTIFGGTFGGPIFKDKLFFFMDYEGYREHTGGTTQFSVAPAAFRGLTATANCPTGDADLSSLIAAQSLQLYNTQTAGGPTPYANNCVPITNPVAKYLFAHPNIYPLPNTPTTDPTGVQNNLTGPTGSYQKNDQADIKIDWHFWDKNVISARYSQGYAQDGTTKEPIPVQFPSASSYPDHLFTVDWTYAVNPAIVNQARASYARIRYNSGVTTDPSGVFGLNGNSIVGIPSQAQETAGFSQQTFSNASPSTTTAGALAVVSNVGANPTPEIFIDNVFQYSDNLTWQKGKHLLKFGAELTRYQQNSFYPGNDGELGSFTYTGQFTTPVGASTTYGFADFLLGDSGDASVGQVVGRTGQRQYRNAYFAQDDWKVTPTLTLNLGLRYEYDQPIYEVNNKMANINLTTGAVEYAGSVPSANTFANATVCPTRACYSSNYNNFMPRIGFSYQPRAKMVLRGGYGITTYLEGTGANLRLTQNPPFHNDFEAKATYPSGSGATYSGGAPVLTTDGFPTTTPPVTTFYAWKNNLQSAVIQEFSLTTEYQVTNTSSLQVGYVGEIGHHLVDPAYGDQAPSATAPQPYQNIVGLNGTVKITASDANLNYNALQAIFRQHLKGGLEFTANYTYAKALTDDIGYYGAADIQQQYYQQDYYNIGGDYGPAGDDVRHAFSATGTYTLPYGHGQRWGGDSNLIMQELLGGWKLSGSGVAYTGFPVTVTSNAVYSNTVNAYPGAARPQELLPVTIQNRSVAHWFGTAPAMIHACNSDQATATYSTGNGGTATVNCVFAEQPTNAFGNVSTGSLRAPGFLNIDAALQKSFKTYEDQHLDFRADFFNVGNIASYANPDNGIQDTNFGQITSTRSTERHIQLELKYAF
- a CDS encoding glycosyl hydrolase family 18 protein: MKRVVWAMVLGAVLSGTCAQAQKVEFWMGNGKASVDSFMAHKDKIDVISPTWYQIDENGLVTGEPQPVVLKAAHDAHMTIIPLFALFNWKKLHQLAGDTKAQDALIAGLIRECKNNGYDGVNLDIEDVMWTDRDGLSALVKRVADALHAEHLQVQIDVCPNAPGYAGEMAFSKWIFEEWRLGYDLKALGEVVDTLCLMTYDQNTRWTTPGPVGGWIWTKQNLDYALKVVPKNKLSLGIAVYGYHWYTGDPGLDKDEKKPNPTAEYISYANTIQYRDTYGGKTQWDEDDHTPWFYIYRDQMREWFFYTDKRAFMDRYGMAKDAGVYGVCSWVLGEEDPAIWAAIPDKR
- a CDS encoding LysR family transcriptional regulator, whose product is MDFRIRQLQCFLTLADLLNYNKTARVLYMSQPTISFQIKSLEEAFGAKLFVRDRQQVRLTEAGRAFRDYAQTIMDTVDSAHEALSNINTRLQLRVACGPVGQFVLLPSILRMLTEMYPDFELEVIELTTEQMIARLPEGKVDALLMVGSLPVPGLHFDPLYEDSLMAMVSCRSPLAQMDAISVECLRTTPIIASRMKDCRFHQPFVRALLAPFGITPRIVESPQSCTVQFAYAAAGEGLAIATRAMEACVFPNIVARPFQEELPTFQLGLASMLSNDSAAMAIFRNVALKCATTALKAKPRTAARPVTPRPKLVQPAVTYFSGQTQAS